A genomic stretch from Ictalurus punctatus breed USDA103 chromosome 2, Coco_2.0, whole genome shotgun sequence includes:
- the LOC108279694 gene encoding uncharacterized protein LOC108279694 isoform X3, with amino-acid sequence MDTAYELCNELFSWIDKQEQCAEDLMGLADELGEIMKAKSKRQFQINTATLITYFNMLIFGISLFLLSVLPALGVAFVLLGCVSCGPSSLTRLTHTIVKKWKSSTAIENAEKTADEIKKILNNIERLQKKLTEECEIQGLKASSSNEVQCEITARILKAIAKRMKKDLPLNCLRHLLRNEDIASEIHLDKTFYRNVSVLLKVIGYSFFSLKTITQTDQVTEGVLGLVLTLTDSVSNCEKLIKNKQQPEDINFLKTKASEICDAMMKLRTQLNDIKEILLQMECDMDLTEKIVGSQIYKGTINIKYKQYQAQIENFIVMCSNHTEQKGIGAKCSPGERKLNGEKESQESTGSEDSPSDGESSRFPRDPEEGVSGRRWMDGWIFYTIIYCIKHILHYYILY; translated from the exons ATGGATACGGCTTATGAACTGTGTAATGAGCTATTCAGTTGGATTGATAAGCAGGAGCAATGTGCAGAAGATCTCATGGGTCTAGCAGATGAACTGGGGGAGATAATGAAGGCAAAGAGCAAACGCCAGTTTCAGATAAACACAGCAACCTTGATTACTTACTTCAACATGCTCATTTTCGGCATTTCATTGTTTTTGCTGTCAGTTCTGCCTGCACTTGGTGTTGCGTTCGTGCTATTGGGATGTGTTTCATGTGGACCGAGTTCTCTAACTCGTCTTACACACACAATTGTGAAGAAATGGAAGTCCAGTACAGCAATTGAAAATGCAGAGAAGACAGCTGATGAAATTAAAAAGATTCTGAACAATATTGAGAGGCTCCAGAAGAAGCTGACAGAGGAGTGTGAGATTCAAGGCCTTAAGGCCTCATCCTCCAATGAAGTACAGTGTGAAATCACAGCAAGGATCCTGAAGGCCATTGCCAAACGGATGAAGAAAGATCTGCCTCTCAATTGCCTTAGGCACCTCTTGAGGAATGAAGACATAGCTTCAGAGATTCATTTAGACAAAACCTTCTACCGAAATGTCAGTGTTTTGCTAAAAGTTATTGGatattctttcttctctctgaAAACAATAACACAAACAGACCAG GTCACAGAAGGAGTCCTTGGGCTGGTGTTGACACTTACTGATTCGGTTAGTAACTGtgaaaaactgattaaaaacaaacaacaaccagAAGATATCAACTTTCTGAAGACAAAAGCTAGTGAAATTTGTGACGCTATGATGAAATTAAGGACGCAACTGAATGACATAAA AGAGATACTACTTCAAATGGAATGTGACATGGATTTAACTGAGAAGATAGTTGGTTCTCAAATCTACAAAGGCACCATTAACATAAAATACAAGCAGTACCAAGCGCAGATAGAGAACTTTATTGTCATGTGTTCAAACCACACAGAACAGAAGGGCATAGGAGCAAAATGTTCCCCAGGCGAACGCAAATTAAATGGGGAAAAGGAGTCACAGGAGTCCACTGGATCAGAAGACAGTCCTTCTGATGGAGAAA